A region of Acetomicrobium sp. S15 = DSM 107314 DNA encodes the following proteins:
- a CDS encoding ABC transporter substrate-binding protein → MDAVSGGYRNYEFVELRQEGYKPAFFAFEEHGIPEFDEL, encoded by the coding sequence GTGGATGCTGTCTCTGGAGGTTACAGGAACTACGAGTTCGTAGAATTAAGGCAAGAAGGATACAAGCCTGCCTTTTTCGCCTTCGAAGAACATGGCATACCCGAGTTCGACGAGTTA
- a CDS encoding HAD hydrolase-like protein: VVSLTGLDRYFVAVIGLERVNNPKPHPEALEEGLRCLGLDQGEGLQCRGLVRWNSRDDS; the protein is encoded by the coding sequence GGTCGTATCGCTCACAGGGCTTGACCGTTATTTTGTCGCAGTTATCGGGCTTGAGCGCGTGAATAACCCCAAACCCCACCCGGAGGCATTGGAAGAGGGCTTAAGATGCCTGGGATTGGATCAAGGAGAAGGCCTCCAGTGTCGTGGGCTGGTTCGGTGGAATTCCAGAGATGATAGCTAA